The following coding sequences lie in one Capsicum annuum cultivar UCD-10X-F1 chromosome 5, UCD10Xv1.1, whole genome shotgun sequence genomic window:
- the LOC107871833 gene encoding uncharacterized protein LOC107871833, with amino-acid sequence MPSGKVANAMITQDRKSLENNVEFDNPGEKEYYDQTKANNCKIVSIPSNTIPPPFPKRLTKNGENAKLNKFFNRFNTLSIYIPLIEALQDMPGHAKFVKDLVSKKRLVKDETIKVTHYFSAIISSPLVKKQKDPDSFTIPCTIGLFKFAKALCDTRASVNLMPYDIFHKFELGKSAPTSMKLIMADSTIKKPMGVLHDVLVKVDCFIFPTNFVILDCVMDVEVPFILGRPFLTIEKDLMDVGSSEIKF; translated from the exons ATGCCAAGTGGGAAGGTAGCAAATGCTATGATCACCCAAGATAGAAAAAGTCTTGAAAATAATGTTGAGTTTGACAATCCCGGTGAAAAAGAATATTATGATCAAACAAAG GCAAATAATTGTAAAATTGTCTCCATTCCATCAAACACTATTCCTCCTCCTTTTCCTAAACGCCTcacaaaaaatggagaaaatgcaAAGCTTAACAAGTTCTTCAATAGATTTAACACCCTATCTATTTATATTCCTCTAATTGAAGCTTTGCAAGATATGCCAGGACATGCTAAATTTGTGAAGGATTTGGTATCGAAGAAACGACTTGTGAAGGATGAAACAATAAAGGTAACACATTATTTTAGTGCCATTATATCAAGCCCATTGGTGAAAAAGCAGAAAGACCCTGATTCTTTCACCATTCCATGCACTATTGGATTATTCAAGTTTGCAAAGGCATTATGTGACACCAGAGCAAGTGTAAATCTAATGCCTTATGATATTTTCCACAagtttgaattggggaagtcggCACCTACTTCAATGAAATTAATCATGGCCGATAGTACCATCAAGAAACCAATGGGAGTTCTTCATGATGTTCTAGTAAAAGTGGACTGTTTTATCTTCCCGACTAACTTTGTGATCTTAGATTGTGTAATGGATGTTGAAGTCCCTTTTATTCTTGGGAGACCATTTTTAACTATCGAGAAGGATTTGATGGATGTGGGTTCTAGTGAGataaaattttga